The Vescimonas coprocola genome includes a window with the following:
- a CDS encoding helix-turn-helix domain-containing protein, producing the protein MIQLNDPALKCALIEKHHFQEYFSLDLEKCSVLLRCEAGETLCHSGEIYPEIQLLADGALIASSVSKSGKLHCELQYQSPNILGLTSALWNKPAINTIEALTPCLCLSLSVDLYGEALHQDTKFLNYACSYLAEHIRKNFIHYEQLPTRLAQFILREQKDGYFGYNTRLCADVLETSQRHLLRTLRSFCDKGILEHVGRSRYRILDVSKLEAQ; encoded by the coding sequence ATGATCCAGTTGAACGATCCTGCGCTGAAATGCGCACTGATAGAAAAACACCATTTTCAAGAGTATTTCTCGCTTGATCTGGAGAAATGCTCTGTCCTGCTGCGTTGTGAGGCAGGAGAAACCCTGTGCCACAGCGGTGAGATCTATCCGGAGATCCAGCTGTTGGCGGATGGGGCACTCATAGCCTCCAGCGTTTCTAAAAGCGGAAAACTGCACTGCGAGCTGCAGTATCAGAGTCCTAACATTTTAGGACTTACTTCCGCTCTTTGGAATAAGCCCGCCATTAACACCATTGAAGCGCTGACCCCCTGCCTGTGTCTGAGTCTTTCCGTGGATCTATACGGGGAGGCGCTTCACCAAGATACAAAGTTTCTCAACTACGCCTGCTCGTATCTGGCAGAGCATATCAGGAAAAATTTCATTCACTATGAACAGCTGCCAACCAGATTAGCTCAGTTTATTCTGCGGGAGCAAAAAGATGGTTACTTCGGCTACAACACCAGACTTTGCGCTGACGTACTGGAAACCAGTCAACGGCATCTGCTGCGGACACTTCGTTCCTTCTGCGACAAGGGTATTTTGGAGCACGTTGGTCGCAGCCGCTACAGGATTTTGGATGTGAGCAAGTTAGAAGCTCAGTAA
- a CDS encoding ABC transporter ATP-binding protein, producing MSTQVQFKDYSMGFKDDDGKVYNLIDHLNMQLDEGKALGIVGESGCGKSMTSLSLMRLLPAAASVQGGEILLNGEDLLKKSEPEMEKIRGKQIAMIFQEPMTALNPVMTIGKQIGECLKLHHPEMKEDEIRKQVCEALNDVGIANPETRINQYPHEFSGGMRQRVMIAMAIINHPAILIADEPTTALDVTIQAQILDIMRRLKGSSGSLMLITHNLGIVAEICEEVVVMYAGRAIERGTLKAIFDNPLHPYTQGLMASVPTMRSEKKPLYTIPGTVPTVYDFKEGCRFADRCQHCTEECRTKIPPVKRVGEDHIVQCWMNFEGEEPYHE from the coding sequence ATGTCAACACAGGTACAATTCAAGGATTACAGCATGGGTTTTAAGGACGATGACGGAAAGGTCTACAACCTGATCGACCATCTGAATATGCAGTTGGACGAAGGAAAGGCTTTGGGAATCGTAGGTGAATCCGGCTGCGGCAAAAGCATGACCAGCCTTTCTCTGATGCGGCTTCTGCCGGCTGCGGCCTCTGTACAGGGAGGAGAGATCCTGCTCAATGGAGAGGATCTGCTGAAAAAGTCTGAGCCGGAGATGGAAAAGATCCGGGGAAAGCAGATCGCAATGATCTTTCAGGAGCCAATGACAGCGCTGAATCCAGTCATGACAATCGGCAAGCAGATTGGCGAATGTCTGAAGCTGCACCATCCGGAAATGAAGGAAGATGAGATTCGGAAACAGGTCTGTGAGGCGCTGAATGATGTGGGCATTGCCAATCCAGAGACCCGGATCAATCAATATCCGCATGAATTTTCCGGCGGTATGCGCCAGCGGGTAATGATTGCCATGGCCATTATCAACCATCCCGCCATACTGATTGCCGACGAACCGACCACCGCATTGGATGTAACGATCCAGGCGCAGATCCTGGATATCATGCGCCGCCTGAAGGGATCCTCCGGCAGTCTGATGCTGATTACGCACAATCTGGGGATCGTGGCAGAGATCTGCGAGGAGGTGGTGGTGATGTATGCGGGCCGTGCCATTGAGCGTGGCACACTGAAAGCGATTTTCGACAACCCGCTGCATCCCTACACCCAGGGACTGATGGCCTCCGTACCTACTATGCGCAGTGAAAAGAAGCCGCTCTACACCATACCCGGCACTGTGCCTACTGTGTATGATTTTAAGGAGGGGTGTCGGTTTGCGGATCGCTGCCAACACTGCACGGAGGAGTGCCGCACCAAAATTCCACCGGTAAAGCGGGTGGGAGAAGACCATATCGTTCAATGCTGGATGAACTTTGAAGGGGAGGAACCGTACCATGAGTGA
- a CDS encoding ABC transporter ATP-binding protein, whose product MSEKKETPILKAEHLTKMFPVKKRKLIEKQRYVHAAEDVSFEVYPGEVLGIVGESGSGKSTLARTILALTPSTSGQVFYQGEDITDFKVSAGEKRRLRSEIQMIFQDPYASLNPKIKIGNAIAEPMLLHGQASSYAEAKEKIQHLLEVVGLQPAVFDRYPHEFSGGQRQRIGIVRALAVNPKLIFCDESVSALDVSVQAQILNLFQSLKEQFHLTYVFIGHDLAVVRYISDRVMVMYLGKVMEIAPYSELTGDDIHPYTRALLSAVPEPSIALHKERILLEGDIPSAVDPPAGCRFCQRCFMAKPICFEQEPDMKTVGTDHCVRCHFAKEG is encoded by the coding sequence ATGAGTGAAAAAAAGGAAACCCCCATTTTGAAAGCAGAACATCTGACTAAGATGTTCCCTGTGAAAAAGCGAAAGCTGATTGAAAAACAGAGATACGTGCACGCCGCAGAGGATGTCAGTTTCGAAGTCTATCCCGGCGAGGTGCTGGGAATCGTGGGAGAATCCGGTTCCGGTAAGTCCACGTTGGCCCGAACGATCCTTGCGCTGACGCCCTCCACCTCTGGGCAGGTGTTTTATCAAGGAGAGGACATTACGGACTTCAAAGTATCTGCCGGCGAAAAGCGTCGCCTGCGCAGCGAAATACAGATGATCTTTCAGGATCCCTACGCCAGCCTGAACCCAAAAATCAAGATCGGCAATGCGATCGCCGAGCCAATGCTGCTTCACGGTCAGGCATCCAGTTATGCTGAGGCAAAGGAAAAGATCCAGCACCTGTTGGAAGTCGTGGGGCTGCAGCCTGCGGTGTTCGACCGATATCCCCATGAGTTCTCAGGCGGTCAGCGGCAGCGTATCGGCATCGTCCGGGCCTTGGCGGTGAATCCAAAGCTGATTTTTTGCGATGAGTCCGTTTCCGCACTGGATGTTTCCGTACAGGCACAGATTTTGAACCTGTTTCAAAGTCTGAAGGAGCAGTTTCATCTGACTTATGTGTTCATTGGCCATGATTTGGCTGTGGTTCGCTATATCAGCGACCGGGTCATGGTGATGTACTTGGGCAAGGTCATGGAGATCGCCCCGTACAGTGAACTGACGGGGGACGATATCCACCCATATACCCGGGCTCTGCTTTCCGCTGTACCGGAACCCAGCATTGCGCTCCACAAGGAGCGGATCCTGCTGGAGGGAGATATTCCCAGCGCAGTAGATCCTCCGGCAGGCTGCCGATTCTGCCAACGCTGCTTCATGGCAAAGCCCATTTGTTTCGAGCAGGAGCCGGATATGAAAACGGTGGGGACTGATCACTGCGTGCGCTGTCACTTTGCAAAGGAGGGTTGA